The genomic window AATATCGTTACAAACgttaaatacttaggtacctatactctgttcagcgagAGAAACCTACCAAAACTGGTTCCCCCACGCAACACTCTGCCATAGGGGAACCGGTTTCAATAGCAGTGAGACGCGGGGGGATGCGCAGAATCGGCATGCTCTctcgctgaacagagtatacTATAAAGGTTATAAATGTAAGCGTTACTCACCGGGGATTTAGAGACACGttgaattttatgtataaaaagttaAGTGTAACACACCACTACACTAGGAACACGATGTTTTTGAACGAGGcgatataggtataccaaaaTGGATGTCAACCTTTCACGCCGAGAACTAGACACAATGTCAtcctaaattgaaaaaaaaaatatgtactcgACGAGTTAGTGTAGATAACTAATCTATAGATAGGCAGGTATATGAAAAACAcggtattttgatattttatattatttcatagcgAGTATCGGCAATTACTCGAGATAAAGATTGCAATTTCAAAAGTCCAAAAAGTTATCAAACAAGTATATATCTAAGATTTAGACACACGTCAAACAGAATAGGTATACAACTTCTACTATTATATGTAGCGTGAAggcaataaattatgataatgtaaaaataagaaaaaataataacaagggTACTTGCGATATAGATTAAACAGgtacacgttataatattataggtgcgGTAGTTTTTCGTTGATTTTATACTCGAACTTCAGACAAGAAGGAACTGGGAATAACTATCaaagtaagtaaaatattcacatagcttaattttttttttttaatgttaactgGATACGTATTCATATTAACacacaattaatacaatttgaatttctttaaactcatatattttacgattttcacTAAACTTATTATTGGTGTTCCatacaaaagttattttataatcgaGTTTATATCAtagtaacattttttgaaatagaacagtattaaaataatagcatggataaaattaacataattctTTAAACGCAAGAATTTTACAAAACGTACTCAACTTATTATAAGTGTTGCACAGGAACGAGAATTATTTTGTGGACAAATTTAGATCAgtgacattttatgaaaaagttcagtattaaaataataaaattaatttaatatttacaggaAAACAAATTCATAGTAAAACCTGTtccaataatatttgtaaatcattttaatttcaatgccTAAATAAAATTGGCAAATACAATATGTGTTTTTGATCATTTCTAAAGCTTAATTTGCTTGAAACCTaccacaaaaattataataataatattacttaataagtaaaatttaaaacctccatttattattctaattttaattacaaattattaattaaaacatattaaatggaaatatgcgtgttatataatatagtaattgatAATATGAGTGCAAGACACCTCTTgtacaacaatttaattaactttaagcTTAtgctactattatagtataatactacatttttttctaaattctaTTTATGTGTTAAAATCAATACTACAACAGTgtcatttgaaataaaatatattatagtgttgggCCATTGGCTGTGAATGCctaccataatataaatatttacattagtaATTctgtcattttaaattgaaaaatattatttaccctgttatttatgtattatatagatgaGCACAatcaatcataattattattatggatcaGAAGGCCGAGCATCCACGTCATCTGCACAACCAAAATCTAGCGGTAAGAAGCATgctcacaatttaattttttgacttAGAcgcttaattaattttattttagatgcaTTAGTGAAAACCGGCAACAAAAAGCAGCCAActgaaaaaatagtaaaaataagtatgtatattaattatttaatgtaggtaattaaattcactgtatttgattttttttaagaatgccGAAAATGCAAAAAACGCCATGCTGGCTATTGCAAGGCTGTTGTTGAACAGACTCGTCAAACACCAGACAGGCAAAGTATGTatattaagcatttaaaataattaattttacaaacaaaaattattaaattttttaaggatgtcgaatatgcaaaaatatgcacaatGGCCGTTGTAGGTATTTTGTTCCTTCGCAAAATCCGGGGATAAAAAGTTAGTATATTTGACAAaacttatttaacttatttcatttttattgcatttatggactacctatttaaaatgtgtattgttattataggaTGCAGTGTCTGTCTAAATAGACACAAGAGCCCTTGTTTGTGGCAGCCACGccaaatagtaattattatagaataaatataaatatataaacaagctacttaatactacattttttaacttagcAGCCACAAGAACCGGATTTAAGGGTGCAGCTAGAAAGACGCCGTGCAGAAAAAGTAAGTTTTTAGTACATaactatgtataaatatatatttataaatactttttgtataaaaattacacataACACATGGAAACATaagttagtttaatattttctataattatcttataaaacaaaatgatttgGCACTTAACGAAGAcatggataaaaaaaagttaacaattAAACATccgcattaatattttttttaacagaaagCCGACTGCCTTCTAAGTTTAATAACTGTTCGTATAAAATACTTCCTAAAATCatgataaaatacttttttgggGGGACTTACACTCTAATTCAATTCTCATCAGTCATCAGTCATCATATTTGCTACCTGCCctgatattctataatataatatgaacgacataaacttataataaaggGAAGAACTTCATCTAATATAAGaaacttatacctataataaaggtAGATACTCAGTTTGAGAGAATAGGGCGGCActcataggtatatttaaatcttatataataacgGTTGTaacacagattatataaaaataatatttatttataattgttttatataatctgtggttgtaatttgtatacatggGGCTATTacacattgtattaaataaaatttaaataagtaactaataatagataatattgggATGTAGGTACTAACCATATTCAGAAGCATTGCCTAttaagttgtaatttattttgcccttcaaattctaattaatacaattttactattaaattatgttttaggaAGCACAAATGTCAAGTATTTTGAATGATATGGAGATTGACCCTACAACCACACTACAgcctacattattataaaaaacaaataaaaaaataatttacattaaaagttaatcatttttatactcatatcatacgttggttaaaaaaaaaaccatttcgtaaaacatacaaaaatcGAAGTActacctacatacctattatatgaatCTGGTCTTGTGGTACATAGACTTGTTGCTATTACTTCTTTTACTGTTTGTAGAACCTGAAAATGtaagtcaattatttttaatttgtaactaaataatattgttgacagTGTTGAAAAAGTTCTGACACATGTCAAAAATTGTGTCTcacaatgtatacaattaaaacacTTACCAGACGGTAcaaccatatttttaattggcATTGTACAATTCCATTGAAATATCTAGACACAGCAGATTCCCTAGCCACATGTTTGCATTTTCAATTCACTGGTAATCAAATCAGTTTCGTTGGACGACACGACTATgacctaaatataattaatttaaatcagaaaCGTTTTTTAAACCAATccggttaaaaaatatacatatattatgttaccataCATTACACATTACATACCTTTAAGAAACGTGAACAAACTCGATTAATTGCAGTTTTGAATGATAGGTACATTGTAGttgataaattaaacaaattaaccatattaatgaaattcaaaatttgccCTTACGTGTAATTATTGGTTAAAaacaatatctaatattttgcaaaaaatgagcaaaaaataataactactaaGTCTGGTTCTGGTGCATAAGTTATACCaaataagaaaatgtaaattatcataagtactaatgtactataaaAATACAGTATCTAGTATCCGGGTAAACAAACGTATAACCACCTTTGACGTGCGTGCCGCgtggtataattgtataaactgaATTTGGTGCGCGGGttcgttaaaatgtttttcaacgGTTCGTACTTCAGATCACAGGTAACAAGAACGTCAAGAACCCACAGACCATGGTCTTAGAAGATAAGATCGGACAACTTCCCACCCTTCCAGCATTACAATATTTTGGATTTTCGctacagataatataatatccgtgATTTCTGCTCACggactatgataatataatggactggaaacgacaAGGTGGGCGGGTGACGGGGTACGGCCCGCAAAAGGTGTCTCTGTTATCATCAACACTCATAATTGAATGTTTTCAGCGCTACCAGTGGTTTTATTTAGCGTCACATTTTGTATCTCAGTCCATGTTTTATACAGATGGCGCTGTAAACTCTCAATTATGAATGCGACCCCCCGCATTTACCTCTTGTACATACTTTCGAGGCCACTGATAAGCTGCTCGTTTCCagcacggatatagatactatggttgcacaacgaacaataatatgacggcgccaaatgttcttatcaagttacataaatacatacatagtatccatacaaaaaaaagtcgcgacatactagcgctccaccgtggctaggtaacccggtttggttaccgtaacttagtagtagttgtagagggcgctagtaaaacgcgactttttgtcagaattgataagaacattcggcgccgctcagcactgtgatccaatatgggccgtcgtgcaaccatagtatctatatccgtggtttCCAGTCACAGACttctataatattagaatagtGTATTATAGAACAGCGGTTCTTAACCTTTGTGTCGTGGCGACCCAAgatatttaccaaatttttcATGCgacctttttataaaataatgttcaatggcggaataaaaaataattattgggtactcttaatttaatttttttttttactcatattaCTTGTACTAATAACaggtcataatattaattaaattatatttaaaaataaacatttcttttaataattgtattgtacatattttcaaatctactccgttttcatttatataagtaaacccataaccaatatatttatcaatgtatttatatgtgtagttcattgatatttttaccttttttctAGGCATTTCGTCCTTCTCTATTTCTTGTTCATTTGAATTTGATTCCGtcttttcattttcattatttttaactaccacAGGTTTTATGAAAAAAGATGAAAGTGATGTCTGTTTActcattataaatgtttaatacacaatacaaaataacgACTATTCCGCACTGGGTACAGGTAGGTTGACGTTAACCTCACGACTACACGAATAAGTACTATACGATGTTCACAACATTGATAGTTGATTCTAAGAAAAATGCTGGTCAAAAACTTATCAAATACTATAACTTATAgctataaatatactttatcgATTGACATTAANNNNNNNNNNNNNNNNNNNNNNNNNNNNNNNNNNNNNNNNNNNNNNNNNNNNNNNNNNNNNNNNNNNNNNNNNNNNNNNNNNNNNNNNNNNNNNNNNNNNNNNNNNNNNNNNNNNNNNNNNNNNNNNNNNNNNNNNNNNNNNNNNNNNNNNNNNNNNNNNNNNNNNNNNNNNNNNNNNNNNNNNNNNNNNNNNNNNNNNNNNNNNNNNNNNNNNNNNNNNNNNNNNNNNNNNNNNNNNNNNNNNNNNNNNNNNNNNNNNNNNNNNNNNNNNNNNNNNNNNNNNNNNNNNNNNNNNNNNNNNNNNNNNNNNNNNNNNNNNNNNNNNNNNNNNNNNNNNNNNNNNNNNNNNNNNNNNNNNNNNNNNNNNNNNNNNNNNNNNNNNNNNNNNNNNNNNNNNNNNNNNNNNNNNNNNNNNNNNNNNNNNNNNNNNNNNNNNNNNNNNNNNNNNNNNNNNNNNNNNNNNNNNNNNNNNNNNNNNNNNNNNNNNNNNNNNNNNNNNNNNNNNNNNNNNNNNNNNNNNNNNNNNNNNNNNNNNNNNNNNNNNNNNNNNNNNNNNNNNNNNNNNNNNNNNNNNNNNNNNNNNNNNNNNNNNNNNNNNNNNNNNNNNNNNNNNNNNNNNNNNNNNNNNNNNNNNNNNNNNNNNNNNNNNNNNNNNNNNNNNNNNNNNNNNNNNNNNNNNNNNNNNNNNNNNNNNNNNNNNNNNNNNNNNNNNNNNNNNNNNNNNNNNNNNNNNNNNNNNNNNNNNNNNNNNNNNNNNNNNNNNNNNNNNNNNNNNNNNNNNNNNNNNNNNNNNNNNNNNNNNNNNNNNNNNNNNNNNNNNNNNNNNNNNNNNNNNNNNNNNNNNNNNNNNNNNNNNNNNNNNNNNNNNNNNNNNNNNNNNNNNNNNNNNNNNNNNNNNNNNNNNNNNNNNNNNNNNNNNNNNNNNNNNNNNNNNNNNNNNNNNNNNNNNNNNNNNNNNNNNNNNNNNNNNNNNNNNNNNNNNNNNNNNNNNNNNNNNNNNNNNNNNNNNNNNNNNNNNNNNNNNNNNNNNNNNNNNNNNNNNNNNNNNNNNNNNNNNNNNNNNNNNNNNNNNNNNNNNNNNNNNNNNNNNNNNNNNNNNNNNNNNNNNNNNNNNNNNNNNNNNNNNNNNNNNNNNNNNNNNNNNNNNNNNNNNNNNNNNNNNNNNNNNNNNNNNNNNNNNNNNNNNNNNNNNNNNNNNNNNNNNNNNNNNNNNNNNNNNNNNNNNNNNNNNNNNNNNNNNNNNNNNNNNNNNNNNNNNNNNNNNNNNNNNNNNNNNNNNNNNNNNNNNNNNNNNNNNNNNNNNNNNNNNNNNNNNNNNNNNNNNNNNNNNNNNNNNNNNNNNNNNNNNNNNNNNNNNNNNNNNNNNNNNNNNNNNNNNNNNNNNNNNNNNNNNNNNNNNNNNNNNNNNNNNNNNNNNNttcccatcgaacgagataactgaaagtcgaaaatcgaagcattatttcgactacttatcgtgtacacagacacaaaaataaaaaaataaaaaaaaaacacacatcattgtaaaatcaatacattcatcgtttcactcagaatctaaaataatatgtagcccTTCTGGCCCAACagagtaataaaatatgtgacaaTTTTGGCCtactaataaatatgtataatataataaataacaataaaaaactcACAATTTGGTGGAGCACAGTCTGGCCAGCTGGTCCTAGCTATATAATAGGAAAAGTTCACACACTCACACAGAAACTAATgacagattaaaatatataataaaataagtggcGATTAGCGCCTTGAACAGTATAATTAAAACGGCGATTCCCGCAcgtaataacgtataataaattTGGCGATTCGCTCCGACCGAAATAATACAACTCAGCGATTTGcgcttacaacaaaataatataatataaaataaaaaacaaaacttatattattataaaaattatggcGATTAGCGCCTcacaaaaaagtattataataaattatatcaatcaaCGGCGATTAGCGCACGTTTTAGTGGGTAACATTCACGTCGATACtaccatgataaaataaataggtatgctatCAACTTCGTGATACGCAACTGTGTGTTCTCCCACCACAAAAactacgttattattattattatttctgctgGTGAGAACGGCTTACGTCACAGTTCTTGGCGAAGTTCGGGAGGGGTGCGCGTTCTCGACCAATATTAGTTATGTTGatagcatacctatttattttgtcatggatACTACGGAACGGACTGGTTGCCTGGGTGGccgtgttaaataataataattattcgcgCAGACGGTATGGCGGCAGCGACGATCaacttataatctatattctatacattacATAATTCACAAGACACGgttattcatacaaaaataaaacaatacaaagaTAACAATTATACGTGactgtgcgtgtgtgtgtgtgtccagcttttattctaatttacatATATTGTTGCGCTGCAACATTCTCCCCCCGGTGAAAAccttagttttcaattttcttcCGTTTCATAGACAGGCAATCGACAAAGCTTGATGACTGGCTGACGCATCTCAGTATTATTGGCCGTGCGTATGGTAATCACCCTTATTCTTCCATCATTCCCTGGATGAGTCTCGATTATTCGAGCTAGTTTCCACTTAGCTGGTGGCATATTTTCGTCCTTTACAATAACTATGTCATCCACTGCCAGCTCTTTACTATTGGTTGTCCATTTGCCTCGAATTTGAAGTTGTGGTAGATATTCGGTCTGCCATCTTCGCCAAAAGGATTGCATAAGGCATTGGACATAACGCCACCGACGTAGTGAATTTTGTTCTTCGTTAGCCAAGTCTGGTTCCGGATGCATAGTTATCGGTCCTCCTACAAGAAAGTGTGCCGGTGTAAGTGCCTGCAAGTCACTTGGGTCGCTGCTCATTGGGGTTAAAGGTCGAGAATTAAGGCACGTTTCAATGGTGGAGACTCGTTTgcgcacatattaatatattttttaaatttacgacaACTCGTTTGCGCACAAAATAGTAAACAATGAAAACCAGCTTTTAGGTACAGTTTTGGGTGTACAGAGTGTCTTAAACTGCCCAAcacgttcaatattattgatatcaatgatcacccgttaataaatattgaagtaccTTCAATACAGCCAATACACGGTCAATAATATTCTCAATGTcgaatatcgaataataatattgatcatgTATGGGTTGCTTTATCAGGCAGGAGTAAAACCGTATAGTCTTAAAGCCCAAGAACAACGAACGGAGCTGAAAACTTTCACATGCACTTCAATAGTCAATTGTATACGGCCCCACCCTCACATTCACCAAATCATTCAAATACTCATGGAAATTCAAGTCgacaattcattaaaaaaaaataaataaaatacccgtggaataaaaatatattcagattacaaatctaaaaaaattgatcttataacatttttgacGTAAACACacaccaataaatattaaatatgtattaactgtaatttgtgtaatttgtaaattttaatgacttgtaaaaatgattgtacctaatttattgtaatttgacaAAGTTGTGAATAATGTTTCTAAGGAAGCTGTTCTAAAATAGATagctaaaacaacatttttaaacccgCCAGTCTATAACATCAGAATATGATGAGACAGAAAGTCCTAAGCCCTTTAAAGGGTGAAGGAAAATGTTGTttgactttaataattattatccactACCTATCAGTGTTgaccaaattgaaaatatggagGTACGCTGATTATGTACACCCTATACGTGGATAAATTTCTTGGAAAAAAGGTTTCTATTGTTCATAAATTGTGCGCAAATGAGTTATGTTTTTGTGCGCAAATGAGTTGTAAAAAAGGTAAATTTGCGCAAATGAGTTGTAAAAAAGGTAAATTTACGCAAATGAGTTGTAGCCGTTTCAATTTGGCACAGTAATATTTGTAGCTCAGTGACAGTTAGATGAGTCCTTCAATACTCGTGCCAAGTGATACTTTGCACTCTTAACGGCGCTCTCCCAAAGCCCTCCAAAATGTGGTGCTGAGGGAGGGTTGAAATGCCATCAGATGCCCTCTTCAACAGAGCCGGATTCTATGCTCTTTAAGTATGTAGTCAATT from Acyrthosiphon pisum isolate AL4f unplaced genomic scaffold, pea_aphid_22Mar2018_4r6ur Scaffold_21545;HRSCAF=24214, whole genome shotgun sequence includes these protein-coding regions:
- the LOC107883063 gene encoding uncharacterized protein LOC107883063; the encoded protein is MSSDPSDLQALTPAHFLVGGPITMHPEPDLANEEQNSLRRWRYVQCLMQSFWRRWQTEYLPQLQIRGKWTTNSKELAVDDIVIVKDENMPPAKWKLARIIETHPGNDGRIRVITIRTANNTEMRQPVIKLCRLPVYETEEN